In the genome of Lactobacillus intestinalis, the window CGTCTCTAAAGCGGTGGATAGAGTATCCTATGAACAATTAAATAATACGATGGAAGGTTTATATCGTCTTGGTAATAATGCCAAGATTGAACCAGGATTGGCCACTAAGACCGAAGAAAGCAAAGATGGTAAAACTTGGACATTTACTTTACGTAAAAATAGTAAATGGTCTAATGGAGATCCAGTAACTGCAAAAGACTTCGTATATTCATGGCGTAGAACGGTTAATCCAAAAACCGCTTCAGAATATTCATACTTGTTCTCTGGAGTAAAAAATGCAGAGGCAATTGTAGCGGGTAAAAAACCAGTTTCTAGTTTGGGTGTAAAAGCTGAGGGAAATTATAAATTAGTAGTTAACTTAGATAAGAGAATCCCATATTTTAAACTATTAATGGGCTTCCCATTATTTTATCCTCAAAATGAAAATGCTGTGAAGAAATTCGGTAAGAATTATGCTATGGCTTCAAAATATAATTACTACAATGGTCCATTTGTACAAAAAGGTTGGAATGGTAGTAATTTAACTTGGAAGTTAGAAAAGAATCCAAATTACTGGGATAAAAAGAATGTTAAGTTAGACACAATTAATTATAGTGTTCAGAAAACTCCGTCAACAGCATATAATGAATACCAGTCAGGTAAGTTAGATGCTGCAGTCTTAAATGCCCAAGGAACTAAACAATTAAAGAATCAAAAGGGCTATACCATTCGAAAGATGGCATCTACTCAATATTTGCAATTGAATATGCAAAAGAATCCTGATTTTAAGAATGAAAAATTGCGGCGCGCGTTTTCAATGGCAATCAATAGAAATAATTTGGCGAATACTATTGGCGGTGCTAATCAACCAGCTACTACTTTCTCAGCTGAAGATATGGTGAAGGTAAATGGCAAAGACTACACAAACTTAGTAAAGAATAATAAAACTAAGAATGTAATGTCCTATAATCCTTCTAATGCTAACAAAGTATATCAACAAGCTTTGAACGAATTAGGTAAAAAGAAACTTTCATTCACTATCTTAAGTGACGATGATGATACTTCTAAGAAGGCTGCCGAATTTTTACAAAGTCAACTTGAAAGTAATTTAGATAATTTGGATGTTAATGTGCAAAGTATTCCAAAGAAGACACGATTAAATCGTGCCATGAAAGGTGACTTTGATGCAGTTCTTACTGGATGGATTGCTGACTTCTCAGATCCAATTTCATTCTTAGATCTTGAAACTACCAAAAATAGTTATAACTTTGGTAAATGGTCAAATTCACAATATGATAAATTAGTAGCAAATTCTAAGACTACTTCTAGTGAGAATGAACGTTGGAATAACATGAAGGATGCAGAAAGAGTATTATTAGAAAAACAAGGTGTAACACCTCTGTATCACCCAGAAGAAGCTTGGATGGTACGTCCATCAGTTAAAGGCATAGTCTTCAATGGCGCTGGTGCACCATATAGTTTCAAGAATGCCTACGTAGCAAACTAAATTTTAATATCAACCATATAATGAAATCTCCTCTCCAAATAAAGAAGTTAGAAAAAAAGTTCTAACTTCTTTTCTTTTTCCCTTGACCAAATCTCAGATGCCTAGTAAAGTAAAGCTAATTTAAATTAAATTTGTAATTCAAGAAAAGGGGAGTTATTTTCGATGTCAAATTGGGAAACAAAGTTTGCTAAAAAAGGTTTAACTTTTGATGATGTTTTATTGATTCCAGCAGAAAGTCATGTTTTACCAAACGAAGTAGATTTGAGCACTAAGTTAGCTGATAACTTAAAGTTAAATATTCCTTTGATCAGTGCCGGAATGGACACTGTAACCGAAGGGGCAATGGCAATCGCAATGGCTCTTCAAGGTGGTCTTGGTGTTGTTCATAAGAACATGTCAATCCAAGCTCAAGCTGGGGAAATAGCTAATGTAAAAAGTGTAATTGTGCCAGCTAGTGCTACTAAAGCTGCAGTAGATGATCAACATCGCTTACTTGTCGCAGCTGCAGTTGGTGTAACAAGCGATACTTTTGAACGTGCTGAAGCTCTTCTCGAAGCCGGTGCAGATGCAATTGTAATCGATACTGCACATGGTCATTCAGCTGGAGTTTTGCGTAAAATTAAGGAAATTAGAGATCATTTTCCAAACAAAACTTTGATTGCTGGTAATGTAGCAACTGGAGATGGAACCCGTGCTTTGTTTGATGCTGGGGTTGATGTAGTTAAAGTTGGAATTGGACCTGGTTCAATCTGTACTACTAGAGTTGTTGCAGGTGTTGGGGTTCCACAAATTACTGCAATTTATGATTCCGCAACTGCTGCTCGCGAATACCACAAGCCAATTATTGCTGATGGTGGCATTAAGTATTCTGGAGATGTAGTAAAGGCATTAGCTGCTGGTGGTAATGCAGTGATGCTTGGTAGTATGCTTAGTGGTACTACTGAAGCTCCAGGGGAACTTTTTGAAGAAAATGGCAAGAAATTTAAGACTTATCGTGGAATGGGTTCAGTTGGTGCAATGGCTCAGGCTCATGGTTCAAGTGATCGTTACTTCCAAGGTGGAGTTAATGAAGCTAACAAGCTAGTTCCTGAAGGGGTTGAAGCTCGTGTTGAATACAAGGGCGATGTTTCAGATGTTGTCTTCCAAATTGATGGTGGACTTCGTTCAGGAATGGGTTATGTTGGTGCAGCTGATATTCCAAGTTTGATTGAAAAGGCTCAATTTGTTCAAATTACTAACGCCGGTTTGAAAGAATCACATCCACATGACGTGCAAATGACCAAGGCTGCCCCTAACTATAAGTAAGTATATAGTCATAGTTTAAAAGAATAATATCAATATATTAACAAATAAGAGAGAAAACTTAATTTTTTCTCTTATTTTTTTAATTTTTATCATTTTTTCACTAGAATTTTTTCTCATATTTGCTATAATAAGAAAAACATTAAAAAGTGTTCTGGAAATTAATAGAAAAATGAGGAGCTGTTTATATGACTAGGTACTTGCTAAAACGTGTTTTTTACATGATCCTCACTTTGTTCATTGTTGCCACGGTTACTTTTTTCTTAATGAAATTAATGCCGGGCTCACCATATGCTAACGAAGCGAAGATGACGCCAACACAATTACATATTATGAATGAACAATATGGATTGAATAAACCAATTTGGGAACAATATTTGATTTACATTGTTGGAATGTTACATGGTGATTTTGGTACATCATTCCAATACAGTAATCAACCTGTTTCAAGCTTAATTGGCGCACGTATTGGTGCCTCAATGCAACTCGGTCTTCAAGCTTTAATCTTGGGAGTTATTCTTGGAGTTATCGTTGGTGCAATTGCTGCGATGAAGCAAGGTACTTGGGTCGACTCAACTGCCACGGTAGTTTCAATCATTGGTAAGTCAGTTCCTAACTTTGTTTTAGCTGTACTTCTTCAATACTACATTGGTTTGAAACTTGGTTGGTTCCCAATCGCTGGTTGGGGTTCATTCTCTCAAACTATCATGCCAACTATTGCTTTGGCTGTAGGACCACTTGCTGAAACGGCCAGATTTATTAGAACAAGTATGGTTGATACTTTAAGTAGTGACTACATTGAATTAGGTAAGGCCAAAGGTCTTAGCCGGATGCAAGTTATTAGAAAGCATGCGATGCGTAATTCAATGATTCCACTTGTTACTTTGATTGGTCCTTACGCAGTAGCACTTATGACTGGTTCAATGGTTATTGAAAACATCTTTAACGTACCAGGAATCGGTGAACAATTTGTTAAATCAATTTTGACTAATGATTATCCAACAATCATGGGTATTACGATGGTCTACTGTATTGGACTTGTAGTAATCTTACTGATTACTGATATTGTGTATGGATTGATTGATCCAAGAATTAGATTAGCTGGAAGTGAGGCTTAAATATATGGATGAAAAAGATTTAAAACTTAGTCCAGATATGGCAGCAATGCCACAAGACACTGATGACAACGTTAGCCAATCAGGTAGTCTTGATCGAACAAGCGTAGAGGATTTAAATCTTCCTTCAGATGCTTTTGAACCTTTGCCAAAAGATGAAGCACAAGATAATGAAAATATTGCAGGACCATCACTTAGTTTTGGTCAAAATGTTTGGCTTAGATTTAAACAAAGAAAAGCTGCCGTGCTTTCTGCAATTATTGTTATTGTAATGATTGTAGTGGCATTTGGTTCTACTCCATTCATTAATAAGTCTACTTTAGTTAAATCTCATCCACAGTACGCTAACTTACCTGCTAAAGTGCCAGGCTTTGGGGCAATTAATGGTTTAAACGGAAAAATTAAACAAAACGGCCAATGGGTTGATGCTTATGCCCAAAATAATGTACCAAAAGATAAGTACTTTATTGCCGGAACTGACTACTTAGGTCGTTCACTTGGCCAAAGAATTGTTTATGGTACTAAGATTTCATTGATCGTAGCTTTAGTTGCTGCCTTCTTTGATTTAACGATTGGGGTCGCCTACGGAATAATTTCCGGGTGGAAAGGAGGAGGAGTCGATAACG includes:
- a CDS encoding peptide ABC transporter substrate-binding protein gives rise to the protein MEKWRKVFAVGFAVGACGLALTACSNQSNSSSSGTKKTLNWMEQAEIPSMDVSKAVDRVSYEQLNNTMEGLYRLGNNAKIEPGLATKTEESKDGKTWTFTLRKNSKWSNGDPVTAKDFVYSWRRTVNPKTASEYSYLFSGVKNAEAIVAGKKPVSSLGVKAEGNYKLVVNLDKRIPYFKLLMGFPLFYPQNENAVKKFGKNYAMASKYNYYNGPFVQKGWNGSNLTWKLEKNPNYWDKKNVKLDTINYSVQKTPSTAYNEYQSGKLDAAVLNAQGTKQLKNQKGYTIRKMASTQYLQLNMQKNPDFKNEKLRRAFSMAINRNNLANTIGGANQPATTFSAEDMVKVNGKDYTNLVKNNKTKNVMSYNPSNANKVYQQALNELGKKKLSFTILSDDDDTSKKAAEFLQSQLESNLDNLDVNVQSIPKKTRLNRAMKGDFDAVLTGWIADFSDPISFLDLETTKNSYNFGKWSNSQYDKLVANSKTTSSENERWNNMKDAERVLLEKQGVTPLYHPEEAWMVRPSVKGIVFNGAGAPYSFKNAYVAN
- the guaB gene encoding IMP dehydrogenase, with the protein product MSNWETKFAKKGLTFDDVLLIPAESHVLPNEVDLSTKLADNLKLNIPLISAGMDTVTEGAMAIAMALQGGLGVVHKNMSIQAQAGEIANVKSVIVPASATKAAVDDQHRLLVAAAVGVTSDTFERAEALLEAGADAIVIDTAHGHSAGVLRKIKEIRDHFPNKTLIAGNVATGDGTRALFDAGVDVVKVGIGPGSICTTRVVAGVGVPQITAIYDSATAAREYHKPIIADGGIKYSGDVVKALAAGGNAVMLGSMLSGTTEAPGELFEENGKKFKTYRGMGSVGAMAQAHGSSDRYFQGGVNEANKLVPEGVEARVEYKGDVSDVVFQIDGGLRSGMGYVGAADIPSLIEKAQFVQITNAGLKESHPHDVQMTKAAPNYK
- the opp3b gene encoding oligopeptide ABC transporter permease, producing the protein MTRYLLKRVFYMILTLFIVATVTFFLMKLMPGSPYANEAKMTPTQLHIMNEQYGLNKPIWEQYLIYIVGMLHGDFGTSFQYSNQPVSSLIGARIGASMQLGLQALILGVILGVIVGAIAAMKQGTWVDSTATVVSIIGKSVPNFVLAVLLQYYIGLKLGWFPIAGWGSFSQTIMPTIALAVGPLAETARFIRTSMVDTLSSDYIELGKAKGLSRMQVIRKHAMRNSMIPLVTLIGPYAVALMTGSMVIENIFNVPGIGEQFVKSILTNDYPTIMGITMVYCIGLVVILLITDIVYGLIDPRIRLAGSEA
- a CDS encoding ABC transporter permease; translated protein: MPQDTDDNVSQSGSLDRTSVEDLNLPSDAFEPLPKDEAQDNENIAGPSLSFGQNVWLRFKQRKAAVLSAIIVIVMIVVAFGSTPFINKSTLVKSHPQYANLPAKVPGFGAINGLNGKIKQNGQWVDAYAQNNVPKDKYFIAGTDYLGRSLGQRIVYGTKISLIVALVAAFFDLTIGVAYGIISGWKGGGVDNVMQRIIEIISSVPNLIIVVLMLVVLKPGITSIILAIAISSWTTMARQVRAETLSLKNEEYVLAARSLGESPWKIAIKHLVPNLSSIIIIQTMYTIPSAIFFEAFLSFIGIGITAPETSLGVLLNEGQKNFQFLPYQMWYPAIVLCILMIAFNLLGDGLRDAFDPRGQR